The uncultured Desulfobacter sp. genomic sequence CTGTTCGACTTGCCAGATACATTGACAGGTTGTTCGCTGCGGCTACATAATTAGGGTTAATTTGAAGCGCTTTACGGTAATAAATTTCTGCTTCATCAAATTTATGTTCCGCTTCAAGAAGGACGGCCAGCAGCACATGAGGTGGTGCCAGTTTATCATTTTTTTCAATCATAGTCAGATATTGTTTTTTGGCCGCCTCAATATCTTTCCGGGCTATGTATATTTTTGCCAACATTTCGTATGGAGTTAGGTAATCCGGGGCAAGATCAACTGCGTTCAACAATTCCAATTCTGCCTGCTTAGCATTCTTCTGGACCAGGTAAACGTTTGCACGGGTACTATGCACAAGGGCCTTCAACTTGTTATTATCCTTAAATACGCCCATCTGCTGAATGCACAGGGAGTGCGCGGTATCAAATTCTTTTTGGGCCACGGCATTTTTGACTCTCAAGGTGAATACATCAACGAGTTTGTTGTTCAGGGCCCAGGCTTTTTCCAGCAAGGGGGCGGCCTGGTCAAATTGCTTCAATGCTGATTTTAAGTAGGCGAGTCGGTAATAGCCTGTCGGATTGGCAGAACCCATTTCGATCATTTTCCTGAAATCGTTTTCAGCTTCCTGATTTTTTTTCAATGCAATATAGGCATTGCCCCGGATCATATAAGCCCTGTAGACTTTAGGATCTATCGCGATTACCTCACTAGCCTGACTTACGGAAAGATCATAGGAGTGTTGCCGGTAATAAAGTTCAGAAAGCAACAACCTTGCTTGGGTATAATCCGCTTTCAATTCTACTGCCTTGACCACGGCTGCTACCGCTTGATTCGGATCCCCCAATCCAATGTAACAAAGGCCTTTGAAATATTGAACTCTATGAGCCTTTGGCTCTTCCTTTTCAAGGGAGATCAAGATATTGAGTGCCTCCTGGAATTTTTTTTGAAAAACCAGAATTTCGCTTTTCAGCATTCTGGCATTCGTTAAATTGGGCCGTTTCTTGAGAATACCGGAGACCAGGATCTCTGCTTCTTCTATTTTTTCCTCTTTATACAGGAATCTTGCCAGAATGATCTGGGTATTGGAATTCTCAGGATCAAGAGCAACAGCTTTTCTGTACCATTCAAGGGCCTTATCCTTTTGGCCCGTTACGTTATAGAAACCGGCTAAGGCAACCATGGGTTGGGGGCTATCCGGTTGGACCTCAACTGCCTTTTTATACGCGATTTCAGCTCCTTGAAAATTTTTTATTTTCATGTAGAAATTCCCCAAAAAACTCTGGTGAGCTGCATTTTCAGGATTTTCCGCTGCTAATAAAATTATTTGTTCCTCGGCCTTATTCACTTGTTTTCGTTGGAAATAAAACTGGGACAGGACTACTCTAGCCGTCGTTTTATCTTGACTTGACTCGACAGCTTTAATTAAAAAAGCTTCAGCCTCATCAAATTTCTTTTCGCCGGTTTTTATTACAGCCATGGACTGTAAGGCCCCCACATGGTCGTCCTTGATATCAAGAATTTTTTCAAAAACGGTCTGGGCATTTTCGATCTGCTTCTGTCTGATTAGAACTTGGCCTTTGAGAAAGAGGGCGTTGAGATTTTTAGGCTCTTTCATTAAAATTTTATCGATCCTATCCTGGGTTTCCGGCAACTTTTTATCCAAGAAATAAAATTTAGCCAGCTTAACTAAGGCTTCAGTATTTTCCGGATCAAGTTTTTCGACGTTGGAATAAAGGGCAAAGGCCGACCTAAACTGGCCTGTTTTCATAAAAGTATCCCCTAATTTCAAAAGCAGGGCTGCATCCTTATTATCTATCTGAGCCGCGTTTTTATATTCTATTTCAGCTTTTTTATACTCTTTTGCATCAAAGTATCCGTCTCCCCTTTTAATATAGGCGGCCTTTTTTTCAGTTTCATTTGCGCAACCGATAAAAGTGATCAGTGCAATAAGAACAACCAATATATTTTTACAACATTTTCTCATGAACAGCCTCTTTAAAAGTGAATTGGCTTTTTAATTACTCTGTGATGACGATCGAATGTCATCCACAACTTGTATTATGGGATACTCAGTATTGTCAACTAAAAATCATGGTATCTTGTGGCTATGAAGGGACGATATCCATAGCGAAAAACCGTATTGGACAAAGGCTGCGATCTTGTGCCCGCCATTATCTTAATGGATTAGGACTCTTCCAAGCCAAATCATCTTGAAATAAGTTCATTCTGCCCCCCAAGGAAAAGCGCTTGACAAACAAGGCTAAAAACTTCACGATATTATTATCAATTCCGGCACGATTA encodes the following:
- a CDS encoding tetratricopeptide repeat protein, yielding MRKCCKNILVVLIALITFIGCANETEKKAAYIKRGDGYFDAKEYKKAEIEYKNAAQIDNKDAALLLKLGDTFMKTGQFRSAFALYSNVEKLDPENTEALVKLAKFYFLDKKLPETQDRIDKILMKEPKNLNALFLKGQVLIRQKQIENAQTVFEKILDIKDDHVGALQSMAVIKTGEKKFDEAEAFLIKAVESSQDKTTARVVLSQFYFQRKQVNKAEEQIILLAAENPENAAHQSFLGNFYMKIKNFQGAEIAYKKAVEVQPDSPQPMVALAGFYNVTGQKDKALEWYRKAVALDPENSNTQIILARFLYKEEKIEEAEILVSGILKKRPNLTNARMLKSEILVFQKKFQEALNILISLEKEEPKAHRVQYFKGLCYIGLGDPNQAVAAVVKAVELKADYTQARLLLSELYYRQHSYDLSVSQASEVIAIDPKVYRAYMIRGNAYIALKKNQEAENDFRKMIEMGSANPTGYYRLAYLKSALKQFDQAAPLLEKAWALNNKLVDVFTLRVKNAVAQKEFDTAHSLCIQQMGVFKDNNKLKALVHSTRANVYLVQKNAKQAELELLNAVDLAPDYLTPYEMLAKIYIARKDIEAAKKQYLTMIEKNDKLAPPHVLLAVLLEAEHKFDEAEIYYRKALQINPNYVAAANNLSMYLASRTDKVDEALALAKKAKSNYPEDPGIMDTIGFAYYKKGLYGNAVSEFRSSLEKLPNNPIVHYHLGLAYYGRGEKKQALKALSKALELNEDFPESREAKKLIEEINK